GTCGCAGGAGCCTTTTTATCCCAGGATTTGCTGCTGTTTTTCCTGTTTTATGAGTTGGAACTGATTCCCTTATATCTGTTGATTGCGATCTGGGGTGGTTCTCGGCGGGGCTATGCGGCAACGAAGTTTCTGATCTATACTGCTATTTCCGGGATTTTAATTTTGGCTGCCTTTTTAGGCTTGGTTTGGCTGAGTGGTGCCTCCACATTTGCCTATGAACCACTACGAACTACAGCCCTAGCGCTACCGATAACCACGCAAATCCTGTTATTAGTAGCAATTTTAGTCGGCTTTGGCATCAAGATGCCGCTGTTTCCCTTCCACACCTGGTTGCCAGATGCCCACGTAGAGGCTTCAACCCCAATTTCTGTGCTGCTAGCTGGGGTGCTGCTGAAATTAGGAACTTATGGTCTACTGCGGTTTGGGATGCAACTGTTGCCAGAGGCTTGGGCAACTTTGGCTCCGTGGTTGGCAACTTGGGCGGTCGTAAGTGTGTTGTACGGTGCTTCCTGTGCGATCGCCCAAACAGACATGAAAAGAATGGTTGCCTATAGTTCCATTGGTCATATGGGCTATGTACTTTTAGCTGCTGCTGCTGCCACACCTCTAAGTATTTTGGCAACTGTCCTACAAATGATTAGCCACGGTTTGATTTCAGCGTTATTATTTCTGCTAGTCGGCGTAGTCTATAAAAAGACAGGCAGCCGCGATCTAGAAGTTTTGCGGGGTCTGCTCAACCCAGAACGAGGCTTACCGCTGATTGGGAGTTTGATGGTTTTAGGCGTGATGGCAAGTGCTGGGATTCCAGGCATGGTAGGTTTTGTTGCTGAATTTTTAGTATTTCGGGGCAGTTTTCCAGTCTTTCCGACTCAAACGCTGTTGTGTATGGTTGGTACAGGCTTAACTGCTGTTTATTTTTTACTGCTGGTCAACCGTACTTTTTTCGGTCGCCTTTCTCAACAGGCAACTAACCTGCCAAAAGTCTACTGGTCAGATCGCATCCCTGCTGTTGTTTTAGCTGTTCTGATTGTAATTTTGGGATTGCAACCCAGCTGGATGGTGCACTGGAGTGAGCCAACAACGACGGCAATGATTAGTAATACAGTGGCGAATTTACGCTCCGCACGCTTCGCGAACGCCCAGAGTATACGCTTTGCTAACCAAATGCCTGTTGGCACTCAGCAACCAGCATTAAGAAGTGATGAACTACTTCAATCAAACGCAGTACCGACGGGTTTAACCAAGAACTCGGTAAAAGCGCCCAATTACTAAAAAACCCATTTTTACAAAATCAAAACTTTCTCTAAGGAAAATCGGCAATGGTAAGTATCACTAGTAAGCCTTCTAATCACCCCTTAGCTGCTTATATTGACCGTTTGCAAGCTGGGGAAGCCTTACTTTCCGATTCTCCAGAAAACGTGTTAGAAGTGGTAGGCATTCTCAAAAGCTACGGTGTAGTTTTGGATGCCTACTCCCGCAATCTAATCTACATTGCTGAAAATCAGTTTTTAGTGTTTTTTCCGTTTTTTAAATACTTCAATGGAGAAATTTCTCTAGCTAAATTGCTGCGCCATTGGTGGCACGATCGGATTAATTTTGAATACGCCGAATACTGCATGAAAGCTATGTTCTGGCATGGTGGCGGTGGTTTGGATACTTATTTAGATTCCCCAGAATTCAAACAACGAACCAAGCAAGCTATTCAAGCAAAATTTAAAGGTAATCCCTTTATACGGGCAATCAATCAGCTATTTCCAGAGTTCTTACCGGAACAAGTGCGTGTTCTAGCTTATTACAGTGGACTCGGTCAATTTTGGCGAGTGATGAGCGATATGTTTCTCGCCTTATCGGATCGCTATGACCGAGGAGAAATCAAAGCGATTCCCCAAGTGGTAGAACACATTAAAGACAGTTTGGTAGCAGCAGCTAATTTACCAATTACCTACGCTGTCAAAATTCAGGGTCAGAAGTATGAAATTCTTCCTAAATCTGCTGGTTTAAAGTTCCTTGCAGATACAGCAGTTCCTTATGTAGAGGCGGTTTTCTTCCGGGGAACGCCGTTTCATGGTATAGTTTCATACAATGCCCAAGCGCATCAAATTCCCCCCGATCAAAGTAGATTTACTTACGGTGCGCTTTATGCAGACCCGTTGCCGATTGGCGGTGCTGGCATTCCACCCACTTTGGCAATGCAGGATATGCGGCATTTCCTACCCGAGTATTTGCACGAGGTTTATCGCCACAGCAGTCGGGGAGAAGATGATTTGCGGGTGAAAATTTGCATCAGCTTCCAAAAATCGATGTTCTGTGTAACTACGGCGGCAATTTTGGGTCTGATGCCTTATCCTCTGAATACTGACGATCCAGCCCAGCAGAAAGCCAACCGAGTTTATTTGGAGAAGTGGATGGATCGGCTGGTGACTTCGCGTTTGAGAGATGTTAACAGTTAGATAGAAAAAATCTGGCACTAGTTCCTTGGCATCCTCCTAGCTTACCAAATAAATGGGGTAGCTAATTCGGATTTCGTATAACTCTGCATTACTCAAATAGTTCTGTAGAATGGTTGTGGATGCAGCAAAAACAGCCGTCTTTTCATCAGAAATTTACAGCGGATGTACTCGCTGACATTTTAAATTTAAATACATCTGATATAGATTCAAGATTTCCTATTCAAGAAGTTTCCACAGGAGTTCCATTTATCATTGTTCCTTTAAAAACACTACCAGTCTTGAAGCAAATCAAAGTAAATAGAGACAAATATTTTGAATTAGTCAATAAAACTCAAGCGAAATCAATCCTTGTCTTTTGTCCAGAGACATATAATCCAGGTAATAACCTGAGTGTGCGCGTGTTTGCGGATTATTTGGGAGTACCAGAAGATCCAGCAACTGGAAGTGCCAATGGCTGTCTTGCAGGATATTCAGTTGAGTATTCCTATTTTGGTGAAGACTCAATTAATCTAAAAGTTGAGCAGGGATATGAAATTGGTAGACCTTCCTTGCTGTTGTTGAAAGCACAAAGAAATCAGACTGAAATAGAGGTCTCTGTAGGCGGTAAGGTTATTATGGTGGCTAAGGGAGAGTTTGTTTAGCTGCTTAACAACTATGGTTCAAATAATTCAAGCTACAAATATAAACCTATATGAGCTAGAAAGGAAATTTGGCTTACAACTCAGTGAAGATGAGCAGTTCTTCCGGGAGTGGGTAGACGATCTACCAGAACTCACCGAATTGGAAAAGCAACAGCTAGATAGGGTGAAAGCCAGCTATTTTAATTTAGCCAAACGCCCGATGCTAGAAAGCATCGTTAAGATGGTTGTGCTGTCTCCATTACTGGATATGGCAGGCTTATATCTGTCCCCCTTTAGCATCACAGCTGAGGAGGAAGTGCAAATTTCAGCCGAAGATGATGGCACGATTATTAGGGGACGCATTGATGTTTTGGTTGTACAAAACCAGCTATGGATACTAATTATAGAGTCTAAACGTGCTGGCTTCTCCCTTGAGGAAGTGATACCGCAAGCACTGGCTTATATGCTGGCTAATCCTGAGCTTAATCAGCCAACTTTCGGAATGGTGACCAATGGCAGTCATTTTATATTCATTAAACTGGTTAAACAAGATACACCACAGTATGCCCTTTCATCCGAGTTTTCGTTGCGCCGTCCAGGAAATGAGCTGTATAGTGTCTTGAGTATTTTGAAGCGACTCACTCAGTTGTTGGGTGCATAAGTTGGAAAAAAGTACTCAATCGCGCTCCAGTACTACTAACGTTGAGTTAGCCTTCCCTAAATAAAACTGTGCCTTGGATTTAAAAGAGCGTTTGCACAATCATCTTACTCAGCTGGTACGCGATCGCGATCCCTATTTCGCCTCAGCTGGGCATTTCTATGTCCAACAATACATCCGCCAACAGTTAGAACAGTGGGGAACTGTAGAAACCCATGAATTTCAAGTTAGAGGTAAAACCCATCAGAATCTCATCCTGAATTTACCCCCTCTTGGTGCGGGGACTTCATCACCAATTCTAATTGGCGCTCATTATGATGCGGTACCAGGAACCCCAGGGGCTGATGATAATGCTACAGGTGTTGCAGCTCTACTGGAGATGGCAAGAACATTTGCCGCTGAACCGCTAAGACACCCAGTCCAACTAGTTGCCTTTGATATGGAGGAATACGGCTTACTCGGTAGTGCAGCATATGCGGCTAAATTACGGCAACAACAGCAACCACTACGCCTGATGATTTCTTTGGAAATGTTGGCTTATAGCGATTCTGCGCCTGGTTCACAACGATATCCAGCTGGGTTGGAACGCTTTTATCCCAATCGGGGTGATTTTATTGGTTTAATTGGTAATTTACTGACAATTCCTGACTTGATTCGCCTCAGCCGTAGTATTCGTCAAGATGGGACACCCTGTGAGTGGCTACCAGTACCAAATAGAGGTTTAATTGTGCCGCAGACGCGATTGAGCGATCATGCGCCATTTTGGGATCGGGGTTATCGAGCTTTAATGGTGACGGATACGGCTTTTCTACGGAATCCACACTACCATCAAGCGAGCGATCGCATTGAAACGTTAAATCTAGACTTTTTTACGGCTGTCTGTCGTGGGTTAATCCAAGGCATTCGCTGTTTATGAGCGATCAAATCGGAGTGACATCCACAGCCAAAGATCCGTATTTATGCTGTAGACGGCTACCCTCTTGCTGTCCTTGAAGTGACATCCACAGCCAAAGATCCGTATTTTCCCGGTATAAACAAAAATTGTACGTTTCTAGAATCAGGAAGATTAAACCGTTAGCTATTCCTATAGCAATCCTAAATAAATTGTGAGTGTGGGATGGGCATCTTGCCTGTGCAGGCTGGAAGCCTGCCCCACAAATCAAATTAGATTGCTATAGATAGCACCAAGAGCAGCACAAGTTTTTACACAGGTTCTTTATCAATAGGTCATTGCTAGTAACTTTGAATTGAAAAGTTAAACCTGATACTAAGTTGCTGTATAAACTGTAAATCTGAGTTAGATCCCCGCTAACCCATTATTAAGGAGAGTGCCAAAGGCAGGGGAATCTAGATTGGGATGGAAGCAAAGATTAAGAGGAAACTTCAATGAGTACAGCACATTCCAAAAGCGAACCTCTTTGGATACAAGACAGAGAAACAGTCATTGCCAATAGTCATGATGTACAGTGGCGCAATAACACACCTCCTGATTATTCGCTCTCACATCAATTTCTCCCTCAAGGTAGCAAATGTAATCATCTTGAAGGATCGCTAGAGGCGATCGTCCAAAACTTAGTTAGAACGTTTGAAATGGAGGCATCTTACAAAACTAATCCCGAACAGTGGTTGTCAATTGTTAATAATAAGTTTCGTATGACTACGAATGGTGGTCCAGCCTACACTGCTGAAGATATTGCCTCTGTGGGAACATATAACTTATTCCTGGGTGAGACACCGTATTACAGTGCACAAGCAGAAACTTTTGAATCCTCGGCAAAAATTTTCCACACAGCATTTCCCAACGGCTTTTTATGGGAGTTACTAGAGGTATTTTCTGGTCCTCCAAATGTCACGTTCAAGTGGCGGCATTGGGGAAACTTTAGCGGTTCATATAAGGACTATGCATCGAGTGCATCTCAATTTTGTAGTGAGTATAAGTGCTTAGGCGTATGTTTTGAAGACAGCGCTAAACTTTGAGCATTGCTCCTTTAGCCAATAAGACAGATGGAAGCTGACAAAAAAGCCCAAATTCAAGCTCACGCTCGTGCTATTGCCGCCCTGCTATACGAAGAAACCGACCCAGAGCAGGTGAAAACACTCGCAGGGATTGAGACGGCGGTGCGGAGACATCTGCTAGAACATGTCACTCCAGAGATGGGAAATTTTTTATCGCAACAAGCAGCGGTACAACGAGCGGACGACAGCGCAGCCTTGAGAGCATCCTCGGACGATTGAGAGTCAGTGAGAAACAAGCCCAAATTCTGGAGGTCAAAGCCTACAGCCGCTGGAGTCCTTACCTGGAGAGGTGCTGTTTGTTGGTGAGCGCCAATGAGTCCTATGAGCGGACAGCGGAAGACATCGAGATCCTGACTGGGGTCAAGGTTTCTCATAGCACCCAACAGCGGTTGGTGCATCGTCAAACCTTGGAGCAACTACAGATAGAGCAAGCGGTGGATGAAATCAGTATAGACGGGGGCAAGGTACGACTGCGAACTCCCCAAGGACAGCCCAGTGAATGGCGAGACTACAAAGGGGTGAATCTGCACGAGGGCTGCGTCGGTGCGTTTTTTCAGGACAATGAACGTTTAGTGAACTGGGTTAATGCCCAACCTTTTTCTGACCCGTTGACTTGCTTGGGAGATGGTCATGATGGCATTTGGAATCTTTACGCACAGATTGGCATCTCCGCTCAAAGGCGTGAGATTTTAGACTGGTATCACCTGGTCGAAAATTTGGGCAAGGTAGGAGGTTCTCAGCAACGCTTAGATGCGGCACAAGCCTGTCTATGGCAAGGGGATGTTGATGGGGCGATTGCACAGTTTAATGATTGGCAACACGAGCGAGTCACGACCTTTATTGCCTATCTCAACAAGCATCGGCACCGGATTGTCAACTATGGCTATTATCAAGCGGAAGGCATTTCAATTGGTTCAGGTGCGATTGAATCAACGGTCAAACAGATAGGACGGCGAATTAAGATATCGGGGGCACAATGGAGCAAACACAATGTGCCGCAGGTGCTGAAGCAGCGCTGCGCCTACCTCAATGGACAGTTCTCAAAGTAAGACCT
This window of the Chroococcidiopsis sp. CCMEE 29 genome carries:
- a CDS encoding ISKra4 family transposase (programmed frameshift), whose amino-acid sequence is MEADKKAQIQAHARAIAALLYEETDPEQVKTLAGIETAVRRHLLEHVTPEMGFFIATSSGTTSGRQRSLESILGRLRVSEKQAQILEVKAYSRWSPYLERCCLLVSANESYERTAEDIEILTGVKVSHSTQQRLVHRQTLEQLQIEQAVDEISIDGGKVRLRTPQGQPSEWRDYKGVNLHEGCVGAFFQDNERLVNWVNAQPFSDPLTCLGDGHDGIWNLYAQIGISAQRREILDWYHLVENLGKVGGSQQRLDAAQACLWQGDVDGAIAQFNDWQHERVTTFIAYLNKHRHRIVNYGYYQAEGISIGSGAIESTVKQIGRRIKISGAQWSKHNVPQVLKQRCAYLNGQFSK
- a CDS encoding CO2 hydration protein, with amino-acid sequence MVSITSKPSNHPLAAYIDRLQAGEALLSDSPENVLEVVGILKSYGVVLDAYSRNLIYIAENQFLVFFPFFKYFNGEISLAKLLRHWWHDRINFEYAEYCMKAMFWHGGGGLDTYLDSPEFKQRTKQAIQAKFKGNPFIRAINQLFPEFLPEQVRVLAYYSGLGQFWRVMSDMFLALSDRYDRGEIKAIPQVVEHIKDSLVAAANLPITYAVKIQGQKYEILPKSAGLKFLADTAVPYVEAVFFRGTPFHGIVSYNAQAHQIPPDQSRFTYGALYADPLPIGGAGIPPTLAMQDMRHFLPEYLHEVYRHSSRGEDDLRVKICISFQKSMFCVTTAAILGLMPYPLNTDDPAQQKANRVYLEKWMDRLVTSRLRDVNS
- a CDS encoding NADH-quinone oxidoreductase subunit M; protein product: MLSALIWLPVLGAALVGFWPTAITPMGSRYLALVVGSVVFLWTVVLGIQFDPGNVILQFQEELPWIDALGLSYHLGIDGLSLPLLVLNGLLTCIAIYSSDAAIGRSRFYYALVLLLNAGVAGAFLSQDLLLFFLFYELELIPLYLLIAIWGGSRRGYAATKFLIYTAISGILILAAFLGLVWLSGASTFAYEPLRTTALALPITTQILLLVAILVGFGIKMPLFPFHTWLPDAHVEASTPISVLLAGVLLKLGTYGLLRFGMQLLPEAWATLAPWLATWAVVSVLYGASCAIAQTDMKRMVAYSSIGHMGYVLLAAAAATPLSILATVLQMISHGLISALLFLLVGVVYKKTGSRDLEVLRGLLNPERGLPLIGSLMVLGVMASAGIPGMVGFVAEFLVFRGSFPVFPTQTLLCMVGTGLTAVYFLLLVNRTFFGRLSQQATNLPKVYWSDRIPAVVLAVLIVILGLQPSWMVHWSEPTTTAMISNTVANLRSARFANAQSIRFANQMPVGTQQPALRSDELLQSNAVPTGLTKNSVKAPNY
- a CDS encoding type I restriction enzyme HsdR N-terminal domain-containing protein, which encodes MVQIIQATNINLYELERKFGLQLSEDEQFFREWVDDLPELTELEKQQLDRVKASYFNLAKRPMLESIVKMVVLSPLLDMAGLYLSPFSITAEEEVQISAEDDGTIIRGRIDVLVVQNQLWILIIESKRAGFSLEEVIPQALAYMLANPELNQPTFGMVTNGSHFIFIKLVKQDTPQYALSSEFSLRRPGNELYSVLSILKRLTQLLGA
- a CDS encoding M20/M25/M40 family metallo-hydrolase: MDLKERLHNHLTQLVRDRDPYFASAGHFYVQQYIRQQLEQWGTVETHEFQVRGKTHQNLILNLPPLGAGTSSPILIGAHYDAVPGTPGADDNATGVAALLEMARTFAAEPLRHPVQLVAFDMEEYGLLGSAAYAAKLRQQQQPLRLMISLEMLAYSDSAPGSQRYPAGLERFYPNRGDFIGLIGNLLTIPDLIRLSRSIRQDGTPCEWLPVPNRGLIVPQTRLSDHAPFWDRGYRALMVTDTAFLRNPHYHQASDRIETLNLDFFTAVCRGLIQGIRCL